The Ziziphus jujuba cultivar Dongzao chromosome 5, ASM3175591v1 genome segment TATTGTAGGTTTGAAAAGAGGCGAGGAtaatattcaattatttgtctatttgtatgtatatatatgtgaaggATTAATACGGTCTGGCATTTCAATGTTAGTAAATGTCGATTTTAAGGCTTTTATACTTGCATTTATTTCATGCTTAACGCTGTGCTAGAGATTAGTTGGCGTGGCTTTCTATGGAGCTTGTTTAGTTACATGTCACCGACAATTTTTATGAGGAATGGATTTTCTCCTTTCCCTCCCTTGAATTTTAGTTTTGGTAGTGAGATCTGCCAAGTAATTACAGTGAAACAaacatgtattattattattattattattattattatattactgTGGGCAAGAAGGCGTAAACTAGTTTGTGTAGGAATAACACAAGAAAaaccttttttcattttattttgttttaatatgtaaattgaagaaaaagatGAAGCATATCTCGTAATTCAAGTCTTCAGTCAATACGTCTGACAGGAGAACAATTATTGGACATTACCTTCCAGGTTTTTTCCTTAGCCTCGGATGCTATCATTGCTCCATGAATGGTTGTTCTACGTGGAGTTTTTGTTTTCTGAGACTTTTAGATATCTTGTGGACTTGGACCTAAATTGAGAATTTTGACTCCTTACCACTGGCACAGGGGCATCGACACGCTTTCTGCCATGTAGTCATTATTCATTAGGTACAAAAGCACCGCAGTtagtcaattaaaaaaaaaaatttaaataaaaaaagagagggtaaaaaaaaattaataaaaaaaaaaatgtcagaaGTGGGATTTGAACCCACGCCCTCGTAAGAGGACCAGAACTTGAGTCTGGCGCCTTAGACCACTCGGCCATCCTAACAGGTTGTGAcacttatcaattatattttagaaaactaATATATGGTTAAAGTATATTTATGCCGCTGAATCATTACATATCTAcccatcaaatttaaaaaagtgttaCATTGcaccataaattttttatttttattttttgttgttgttgtcactttagttcaatttttcaattttatccatCACACCaattcaaaatgaaataaaatagaacaaaatagTTTTCTATTAAAGTTAcattaattgtatataatttcataaaattcatctgttaaaaaaattccataacTGATCTAAAGtgataaaagataataatttagGGAATAATGTGacactttttttaatttgaaggaTAAAATGCAAAATGCATGATAATTCagcacttatttttttttaattatttattttgacacTATACGGAGAATTTAGGATTTAATTAGTCTCTTGAGATATGGAAACAGGAATGAAAAATCCCATTAGACTTGTTTCATTGGCACCTCCATTTATAAGTAGAGATAAAGGAACTTACTTAAGCAATCAGGCAAGCTTAAACCACCAGTTTGTTAATCCAACGCAAGTCCTATCTTCACACAATTCAACCTAAACAAAAGGCCTGTATACCATGATTTTTATTTGCCAAATTGTGAACAACGCATTTAAGACATTTTGAGACGCCCACACGTATCGCATCGTACGGACAACAAAATGTTGTAGACAAAATGAAGTACAATTTTCATTTACATTTACGAGGCACTTGTATTGCAACAACATAAAAAGCATACCAAGAaatccagaaaaataaataaataaataaataacgtgCCTATTCTCCACGATTAAATGGAACTGCAGCTTCTGAAATAATTCGATCTTTAATCTAGATGTTTTGATGGTTTCATTAATCATGAACTGTATGCACTGTATTGAAAAGGGTTCTCCATTTGATCAACAATGCTCTGCAATCCTGACTTATAGCTAGGATGAAGAAGCCTCACTCCTAGTTCCTTCTTCATCTGGGCATTAGAAACTCGCTTCTCACCAAGTACACCTTCTTTCTTGACAGTAACCAAAGATTCATCTTGATTGGAAAACTGTTTGAGTTGGCCGGGCCACTTTTTCTCTATCAAGTTCCGTGCATATGCAAATACTTCTTCCCTAGGGGCTGGATCATCATCAACGATATTATACAATTCTCTGAAAATGACAAAACCCATGAGTGATTGGAAAATACTTTGCCCAGTTCTGACATCGATAGCAGAAAAGAGTAAAATGATTCACTTCCAATAAACTTAAAAAGTTCTGATTAAATTTGCTGTGAAAAAATGGATAGCCCAGGAAGAGGGTGAAAACCTCTGCTGTAGCTCACAATTTTTTGTGTACAGGGTTCTAGACATGCATGTGAAGTTccaaaaatgaattaatgtTCTGTATAAAACTAGACAAGTAAAATGATCATTTTTGGACTCCAGCCCAAGCTAAGAACGGTGTGTCTAGGAAACAAATATGGCATATACGGTCATTAAAAAGGGTGAAATTGAACAATAATGATATGCCTTTGCATAATGTAGGCCTTTGAATAATGTAGGCCTTTGAATTGAAGTTTAGTTTCAGTTAAACAGAGAGATTATGTAATAACTTCTTAAGTATTTTAAAGCTTTATGACTTCACTTTATCCTGCTACCTCACAACTAGATTAAACTATTTATAACAGGATATTTTTGAACTAGTTTAGCAAGGTTGCAACTCAAACCAACCTGTGGGTAGATGCACAAATACTGGCCTTAAGGGCCTGACAGATGTCCTGTACATGAACTCTTGACGTGTACTGTTTACGTACTCTCAATCTCTGACTTTTTGACAAGGCTTCTTGCTTGATTATCGTATCAACTGCACTGTaatgaaaaagaatgaaaaagagATTTAAACTAAAGTAACCTAAACTTAGCATGGAAAAATTAGACACAAATGTTTTCCCCCTTATGGTAGAATGTCCAAAAGAAATATTTCAAAGGCCGGTTACCTAAGAAGGAATGCATTAAAATTAAGTCAACATACATTCtggaaaaaaattatgcttaGGTGGATAACAATtaataggaaattaaaaaaaaaaaataatttgagccAAGAGATACTGCCAAAGAGCATCTAATACTAACTTAAAATTCAAAACTGAAAGCACTAACTTATGAGGTTATGACAATCACAAGATATTTATCACAACCTTCTACCGGGACCATAGATGCCTCCAAGCCGAAAAACATTTGCTGAAATCCCAAGATAATGGCCAAGTGAAAACCATCCCTTCTCAGCGGCTAACCTCAATTTAGCCAACTCACCTGAGGGGTTAGTAGGAGAGCTGCCAACCCACAATGTATTTAGGGACAATTGACAACAGATTATCATGAAAACAGTTGGCATGACAAATGTGATTAGTTTAGATGAACTCACTCCTCATCGACCCATTCACCACCACAATTTCCATATACACCTGCAAAATATAAGTAAATTTTTCCAagttaaaaataacatttagaaacatttaaaattaatcataacCAGTTGATTCCAGGAGTAGAAGTGACATATGCAAGTATCAGATTAGAAATATAACTCTAAGATACTTTTTAGTATTGTTACTTCTCAtcaaagggaaaagaaaagaacatgCATAATGCAGCTTATATGAAGAAACAACAACTACCTATGGTCTATGTGTACCTTTACCTATTAAATTCATCTGTTTGttgtatatttgtatatatgatTCTTACTTGGTATATAACAGCATCCACACAATCTCTATCCAATAAAATAGTGCAATTAATTTCCTGTTTTCATATAAGATCCAGTATTAATACTATTAATCAAGTATCGCTTAGAATACAGTTTATAAATAGTTGACTAAATTTGCTGCCAATTATGACTTTTGGCTATAACAACAAATAGTTTTCCACtagaatattataaaattccatATGCCAAAAGGGCTCGTTAGATACATGGGATTCGAGGGACATTCAAATTCTGAATGCTGTTATAAGACACAAGTAGCACATAGCACAGCCatctaatttatttgaaaagtaAGCACAAGGATAAGCCAGTTAAAAGTAGCAAGAAAGATCTTCCATCCAaaggaaatataaatataaaaggaaGGATATATATGATATACAACATACTGGTCGATGACAAATAGCAGAGCCACTGTAGATTTCCATCCATAAGTATACTCCTTAGAAGGTTTTCATGATGAAGCATCTAAAAAATTCTCAGAGAGTGTGTCCAAAATAGCTTTATAGACAAAACAATCATCTTGCAAACAGAAACACTGTTCAACATAAATTTGGAAGATACTTCAAGCTTACCGGATCACCAATACCCACAAGAGGAGGGATAGAAACAATcatgtgtgtgtgatatttcagAACTTCAAGGATGCTTGTTCTGAACAGTAAACAACATAAATTGCCCAATATAAGCACAAACCCAAATAAGAGCCAGTCTCATAAGAAAGATTATACTGATAGATACCGATACAGTTTCATCTGACAAATCCAAATTGCCACAATAGATTAACATTTGAACAATTTGCACAAGTACCATACCCATTTTATATTCAAGTGTtcaatgcattttttttccccccttctttTTAATCGATTATTGTAATGGTTAAAGACTTATCCCTGTTAAAAACAACAATGATAAACTTACTCTGGTTCATTTGCATCAAAATGGAAAACATCATATCCACTATCTtcaagtttcttcttcttcaaaatgCTCGTACTAGTTCCAGAGACAGCCCTGATATAATAGTCAACCACTCACAtcatcaagtttttttttttttttttttttaacaaaagcgGACGAGtattaataaatcaataccctgaaaaaccaaaatgaaaaagaaaaggacttACCATCCTTGGTTCTTGAGCTCTTGCGCAAAGAACTGGCCGACGAAACCCATCCCAAGAAAAAATATACGGTTCGGAGGTTTGGATTCCCATGAATCAGTTACGAAACGTGTTAATTTGTAAGATGCAGCGAAGCGGGTCCAAGATGGACCAACTGCTATGCCGCTATGCGCATATGTTGTATGGCACACAGACACAACCATTTACTACAAATACTACTCGCCGTCTCACACTCTTGTCCGTCCCTCTCTATATTTCCCTGCATCTAAATCCAGAaaaataacttcttttttttttttttttttttgggagagaaATGGAAATTCGATATTAATTTGTCAAAACAGTGTTTATACACTCTAAACAAACATGAATGCcaaatataattaccaaaaaaaaaaaagaatgccacatattcaataattaataacgGACCAATAATTAACAGTAAGCCAATCTCagccccacaaaaaaaaaataataaaaaaaaatttaaaaaaaaataaaaacaatgtcattttccttcttcttcttcttttttttcttttttttttttaatttgttttttcttttttacataaTGTAACACAGAACAATACAGATGAATGCACTTTaattcaataataattatactttTGACATTAATTTCCAAGTTCCAAAATCAGAAGAAAGacgcttaaaattatatttaagtttttaaaatgtAACTCATCGGTCTACgcattttctattaaaaaaaaaaaagaaaaagaaaaatgatcacattggatatatttaattatcCTTTCCATTCTTtagctattaattaatttcaacttGTTGAATTTCTTCTGGTTATGTTAAAGGAGTACCCATGGAGACTCTGGTAACTTTCAGCTGGTGTTTGTGGTTGGGCGGCATCTTCAACATCAAAAACGAGGCCTTGGTTTTGTGCCACTTCTTCTTCCTGGTGATCATCAACAGCAGTATTGAGTTTGAAATATGTGGTATGGTATGCTGCCTCGTGTGGAATCAATTCCAGTCCAGCCAGAATTAATGGTACCAAAACCAAGTAAGCAGAATGGAACATCAACGAAATTATTGTGCCAACAAGGTGAAGTACGGACAGTGCCATTATATATGCCTCGAATTCTGTTCAAGATATGAGGCTCACCATTTGGGTGGTGGAACCGGTAGCAATGGTACCTTTGCTTTTTTACAGCTTACTCTTCTGCGACTCAGTTTGAATTTGATatccaaaaaagacaaaaacttgTCGAATGCCACAAACCACTCCCAAAAGTTTTTCTACTTGTTTGTCTTTCTCCAACAGCTCCAAGATAAAGCATAAGTACTCTACCAAAAATGCCATTACCGAATGAGGTCGAATGCTTCTTCGGAAAATCACCTGGTTTCTCGCTGTTGTGCTGATTGCTGCCATCTGAATATCTATATTTACAAACGAAGGATTTAAATTTCGATCAGCAATATTCGGCGACCATCAATTAGCTCTAAGCAATATTGTACTACGTATATagaattttttctatttctgaggcccaaaaatatataagtaaacGAATCCCAAAAGAAGAGTCTTTTTTTTTCAGTCTAGGACAACCTAAGCCTAGTTAGTGGTAAAAAGCAAAAGACCAAGATAGTTTTCGTAGAAGACTTGTAGAGAATGAGGCTTTTGGATAGTTCTCTGGCAAATAAAAGGAAATGTTCATTGAAGCCATATGTATCCCACGTTtaaaagatatacatatatatatatatatatatatgatgcagATTGATCCGCATATAGATCATATTTAAAccgatattttttaaaaaaaatatcagctTTATTATGTCAtgcaaaaataacatattttttcaaaaagtatcGACTTAGATATGgtcattataaaatttttttatatatatgtattttggtgAAATAAAAGATGTGTTAAAAGAGTTTTTGAGTACATACAAGTGGTTTCATTGTAAAACGGGAAGTAATAA includes the following:
- the LOC107420494 gene encoding uncharacterized protein LOC107420494 isoform X2; amino-acid sequence: MVVSVCHTTYAHSGIAVGPSWTRFAASYKLTRFVTDSWESKPPNRIFFLGMGFVGQFFAQELKNQGWAVSGTSTSILKKKKLEDSGYDVFHFDANEPETSILEVLKYHTHMIVSIPPLVGIGDPMLHHENLLRSILMDGNLQWLCYLSSTSVYGNCGGEWVDEDSPTNPSGELAKLRLAAEKGWFSLGHYLGISANVFRLGGIYGPGRRELYNIVDDDPAPREEVFAYARNLIEKKWPGQLKQFSNQDESLVTVKKEGVLGEKRVSNAQMKKELGVRLLHPSYKSGLQSIVDQMENPFQYSAYSS
- the LOC107420494 gene encoding uncharacterized protein LOC107420494 isoform X1, which translates into the protein MVVSVCHTTYAHSGIAVGPSWTRFAASYKLTRFVTDSWESKPPNRIFFLGMGFVGQFFAQELKNQGWAVSGTSTSILKKKKLEDSGYDVFHFDANEPETSILEVLKYHTHMIVSIPPLVGIGDPMLHHENLLRSILMDGNLQWLCYLSSTSVYGNCGGEWVDEDSPTNPSGELAKLRLAAEKGWFSLGHYLGISANVFRLGGIYGPGRSAVDTIIKQEALSKSQRLRVRKQYTSRVHVQDICQALKASICASTHRELYNIVDDDPAPREEVFAYARNLIEKKWPGQLKQFSNQDESLVTVKKEGVLGEKRVSNAQMKKELGVRLLHPSYKSGLQSIVDQMENPFQYSAYSS